CTAAACGTTCACTGAATTCTCGAACAAAACCAATAATCTCTTCTCAGGTTTAGAACTGTTCTcatttctgagttttgtttaaaGTAGTATGTTGTTGCAGGCtttgaaatcattttaaataaaattatattttcccCAATTTGTCAGGTTAGAACACCTTCTTGGGTTTTATCATTTAGACTTCCCCCAATCCTCACCTTCCTTGTTGTCTCATCCAGGTCAAATCTGACAGAGCAGCAGAGGCTGAAGATGTTCTTCTCTCATAGAGGCCGTCAGTGGTTCTCTCTGCTGTCTGAGCTGCTCCTTTACGTGCTTCTTGGACTCTGCCTTCATGGTATGTTTTACATCTGCTTACATTAAACAATAGATTTGATCTGTTATAGGTAATAGTAAAGCATGTAAACTGAATTtcataaacatgtaaaatgaaaacaagacgTTGAGAGAAAGTTAAGAGTTTTTCAACTTCAGTCTCATCAGAGCCCAATATCTGGCCTCTGGGATTTCTGTCAATCCCTGACGGCTAAGCTACTCCACCTCCCGTAATGTTGAACATTTTTCACTTGTGAACAATAATCTTCAGGTCAAACCACAGATTCCTGAATGGAATGAGGTCTGGTCAATATCctcctggaaggtgaacatccATCCCAGTCTCAactcacaggcagactgacaggttcTGCTCCAGAGTATCCctgttcagctccatccatcttttcctCAACTTGAACCATTGTCCCAgttcctgctgctgaaaaatatctccacagcatgatactgccacctccatgtttcttTGTGGGTGTAGAGTTCTTGGGGTGATGGGATGCATTGGCGCATGAAAGCCTTTTCCTTTGTGgctgaaaagttacattttggtctcatctgtgaGTTCAGGTAGACAGCCCTCTCTGGGCAGGTTTGTTGTGCTACTGACAGATCTTGTGACACTTGAGTTGGACTTATTTGTCTAATTATGGGACATCTGAAGGTGACTGTTTACTTCTGAATATTTCAGAGGCTTCAAAGCAAAGAGGATTGAATACATATGTGCCAGTTTTTagttgtctttttctttttctctcatttcagtTCAGCAACTTAAACTATGTCGTCCATccgtcacataaaataagattagtAGTAATTTAAGGTACAGTGTAATGAAGAGATCTTCATTACTGGGACTATTTTACATATATAGCACTGTATGGCACTTAAAAGGTATTTCTGCACTGTATTAACACTTTATTTAGCATTCACACTTTAAACAGAGATTTGCACAGCAATAAGTTTGCACACAAgaagttttaattatatttattgagcattttggCGATTGGTATGTGGCCTTTGTTTTGggctctgcacagctgctcctcattgaTGAGTGAGGTTGGTTGCTGGTGCCTGTGGAGGAGCATAATGATTACCACAGAGCAATGAGCTAATGGTGAGGAAAAACTAAGCAAATGTGTGCATACTCTGTTGAGTGTGGAGTGCTGTGGTGAAGTGACTCACCTGTCTTTTCTgtgtcctctccagggtgtttggACAAATTCTACCCCGGGGGTCCAGACGCCATATATAGCTTTGGGAGAGGCCATTGAGGAGACTTGGGGTGGGAATTGTTGGGGGTTTTTGTGGTGTTTATTTAAGGTGTaatgataaaatggaaaaatatttataaaaagtaaatagaagtattgtatttaataaaatgtattttatgtaaataggTGGAGATTGATTAAGAGATTCCCCTGTGAATTTAATATGGTTTGGTCCGTCACAGCTGGGACTATTTAAGACTGCAGTGTCAGCTGTGAAAGGGTGTGTTGTGTGGATGCTGAGTGGAAAATAAACTGCTGCTGTTCTCCACCTGACTCTGGTTCAAGACTCTGTCTCACTGAACAAAAACCCCAACCGCTAAAGGTCGTCCGTTGTGACATACAGCTTGAAACaggtaaaaagccaagggggtgaatacttttgctaggCACTGTAGGATACCTACAAACCCCGGCTGTGGTGCTTTGGACAGTCTTAGAGCAGAAATGAAGTCAGAATAATCTTTGACCAATGGTGAACAACGTGAACTGAAGGCCGTCTGTGTAAGGTGATGGCTTATAAACTCTATAGTGTAGAATCTACACTATATCTGCATCTCTCTGGCAGCATGGTATGCTCAAAAAGCATTGTACAACCTGTCTGTGTGATCACCTGTTTCCTGTCCTGATAATTGTAacaattatcattattaaatacAGTTTGCAGACAAGAGTGAGAGGATagtattttgcatttctttttttgttacatttattaGTTTACAGACTTATGAAAAAGAAGACTGGCTCTTCGTAACGATTACacattgttgtttattttgtgtttcagatgtGGAGGCTTCTGGAGGAAAACAAGTTATTTATAAAAAAGTTGGAGACTCTGTGGAGATTTCCTCAAATTTACCAACTGAAGGAGTCAGCAGGGCAGCATGGAAATATGAAGACTCAATGGTTGCAGACCAACGTTTAGATGTTATAGGAAACTCTCCCTTTCAGGCCAGGGTGCAGTTCAATAATGTGAACTTTAGTTTAACAATAAGAGACCTGACCCTGCAAGATTCTGGTGATTTCAGTTTTACCTCATCAGCCAATGACAAACAAAGACCTACAGTCTTCATCACTCTGCAAGTTCACGGTAAGATGCTGGTTTTAATCCAAGCAACCAAAAACATTTGGGGAATGAAAAGTTGTGCAGAATTCATAAAGAACAGCTTTATTAAGAAATTTTTCTGTACGTGTAGAACATCTACAGAACAACACAAGACAAACAGCTTGGCTGAATTTATATCGTCTCCACTGACCAAATTAAAATGATCAGGGCTTGAGTGTAAtgccaaacacattttttactttatagcAAACAGGTGCATACAAAACACGCCTTTTATTTTTGGATGCTTTCTAGTCTTTAATCTGTATTATGACATAATTTGTTGATTaactaaattaaatcaaatcaaatatttctaaagtgctttataatcataacagctgatcaAAGTGTTGTTCAGAATTTCAAACGCAAGTAAAAAactgtataaatataatttagggGGCTGTAACTCTCATGTGTCAAATGCCAATCTGAACAAATAGGTCTTTAGCCTGGCCTTGAGGAGGGACAGGGTGTTATTAATAATTGATtgattataaatgtatttaattctaCGATCTATAATAATGATGACCCTTTCTacaaaaattgtgttttattcatatttttcatGATGAAAGGAAGACCTGAGATATGCTGTAATTTACTGAAATGATACACACAGCAAGTTGGATCcctaatataaatgtaaatatattagTGTAAAGTTTTGGcctcatttcagctttttcctcattttgtatttttatttaaaacactttaatggTTCAGATCACTCTCCTTCTCCCTCTGTTCTCATATCAGAGCCGATATCTAAGAAGCCCGACCTGAATGTTACCATCAGTGAGCCCGACTCAAAGGGAGTCTGTACGGTTCACCTGGAATGCAGAGCAGCTTCTCACAGCAATATCAGCTACACCTGGACTGTAGGAAAGCAAACCTATGGAGGTCAAAGGCTGGAACACAAAATCACTTTACAAGATGGAGACACAACATTCACCTGCACTGCCTCTAACGTCGTCAGTGAGATGTCAGCGTTAGAAACAGTGACGTGTAGAAACAACACCACACCCGTCTCTGATGAAGGTATGTTCAGAAACATCAATCATCATGGTTGCATGAACATGTTTGACTTGCTCTTGTATCAGTTTTATCATATATGAAGTGTTAGAGTTGCAAGTAATGAAC
The DNA window shown above is from Fundulus heteroclitus isolate FHET01 chromosome 14, MU-UCD_Fhet_4.1, whole genome shotgun sequence and carries:
- the LOC118565908 gene encoding uncharacterized protein LOC118565908, which codes for MAYKLYSVESTLYLHLSGSMFADKNVEASGGKQVIYKKVGDSVEISSNLPTEGVSRAAWKYEDSMVADQRLDVIGNSPFQARVQFNNVNFSLTIRDLTLQDSGDFSFTSSANDKQRPTVFITLQVHEPISKKPDLNVTISEPDSKGVCTVHLECRAASHSNISYTWTVGKQTYGGQRLEHKITLQDGDTTFTCTASNVVSEMSALETVTCRNNTTPVSDEGSSSVIFWVRLAIAVLVILFLVSLLHFTNTKDLLCTRVEGTATADQDQTQQHPLSSPPPGDESVYEKMRGSTDAEQGEPSDENL